Proteins from a genomic interval of Haliaeetus albicilla chromosome 13, bHalAlb1.1, whole genome shotgun sequence:
- the MCFD2 gene encoding multiple coagulation factor deficiency protein 2, whose protein sequence is MMAQRSRIHLLFCFLAAFFISALAEEHIGESQHANIRLDKNLVQDKDHIMEHLEGVIEKPESEMSPQELQLHYFKMHDYDGNNLLDGLELATAISHVHKEEGGEHTQAMKEEELISLIDDVLRDDDKNNDGYIDYAEFAKSLE, encoded by the exons ATGATGGCCCAAAGGAGTAGAATACatttgctgttctgctttctggCTGCGTTCTTCATCTCTGCCCTAGCTGAGGAACACATAGGAGAGAGTCAACATGCAAATATTCGCCTTGATAAGAACCTGGTACAAGATAAAGA ccACATCATGGAACATTTGGAAGGTGTTATTGAGAAACCAGAATCTGAGATGTCTCCACAAGAGTTGCAGCTTCATTACTTCAAAATGCATGATTACGATGGCAATAATTTGTTAGATGGGTTAGAGCTTGCTACTGCTATATCACACGTCCACAAAGAG gAAGGTGGTGAGCATACCCAGGCAATGAAAGAAGAAGAGCTGATTAGTCTAATAGATGATGTCTTAAGAGATGATGATAAGAACAATGATGGATACATTGACTATGCAGAATTTGCAAAATCACTGGAATAA